In one Pseudomonas sp. 31-12 genomic region, the following are encoded:
- the gshB gene encoding glutathione synthase yields MSVRVGIVMDPIASISYKKDSSLAMLLAAQKRGWELFYMEQSDLYQAEGEARARMRPLKVFANPEKWFELEAETDALLSDLDVILMRKDPPFDMEFVYSTYLLEQAERAGVLVVNKPQSLRDCNEKLFATLFPQCTPPTIVSRRPDVLREFADHHGDVILKPLDGMGGSSIFRHTAGHPNLSVILETLTLHGKQQIMIQGYLPAIVDGDKRILMIDGEPVDYCLARIPAAGETRGNLAAGGRGEARPLTDKDRWIAAQVGPTLREKGLLFVGLDVIGEHLTEINVTSPTCIREIDNAFGTDIGGMLMDAIDQKLKAR; encoded by the coding sequence ATGAGCGTTCGCGTCGGGATTGTCATGGATCCTATTGCCAGCATTTCCTATAAAAAGGATAGCTCGCTGGCCATGCTGCTGGCCGCACAGAAGCGCGGCTGGGAACTGTTCTATATGGAACAGAGCGATTTGTACCAGGCCGAAGGCGAAGCCCGGGCGCGGATGCGTCCGCTGAAAGTGTTTGCCAACCCGGAAAAATGGTTTGAACTGGAAGCCGAGACCGACGCGCTGCTGAGCGATCTGGACGTGATCCTGATGCGCAAGGATCCGCCGTTCGACATGGAGTTCGTCTACTCCACGTATCTGCTGGAACAAGCCGAGCGCGCTGGCGTGCTGGTGGTCAACAAACCGCAGAGTCTGCGCGACTGCAACGAAAAGCTGTTCGCCACCCTCTTCCCGCAGTGCACGCCGCCGACCATCGTCAGCCGTCGCCCGGACGTGCTGCGTGAATTCGCCGATCACCACGGCGACGTGATCCTCAAGCCGCTGGACGGCATGGGCGGTTCGTCGATCTTCCGTCACACCGCCGGCCACCCGAACCTGTCGGTGATTCTCGAAACCCTGACCTTGCACGGCAAGCAGCAGATCATGATCCAGGGTTACCTGCCGGCGATCGTCGATGGCGACAAACGCATCCTGATGATCGACGGCGAGCCGGTGGATTACTGCCTGGCGCGGATCCCGGCTGCCGGTGAAACCCGTGGCAACCTTGCGGCCGGTGGTCGTGGCGAAGCCCGTCCGCTAACCGACAAGGATCGCTGGATCGCCGCCCAGGTCGGCCCGACCCTGCGTGAGAAAGGCTTGCTGTTCGTAGGCCTGGACGTGATCGGCGAGCATCTGACGGAAATCAACGTCACCAGCCCGACCTGCATTCGCGAGATTGATAATGCGTTCGGCACCGACATCGGCGGGATGCTGATGGATGCCATCGATCAGAAGCTAAAGGCTCGTTGA
- a CDS encoding Hpt domain-containing protein, with protein sequence MGDRHDYVALEWVKGEIAETLKVAHQAIETLLDDPQATHALSDCLACIHQVHGSLQMVEFYGAALLAEEMEHLTTALQQNRVSHRDEALHLLLQALGQLPIYLDRVQGARRDLPLVVLPLINDLRSARGETLLSETSLFSPQLPDLPALDEASLALLEPADLPNVLRKLRQMLQMALVGLLREQDDDNNLGYLTKVFSRLEGLCGNAPLSPLWQVASALVEGMRGGSIANSPALRSLFKDADKELKRLLEQGIRGINQPAPPELLKSLLFYIAKAEHPTGQMLTMKDRYSLDDALPDSAMVDEERARLAGPDRDAMRSVLAALCEELVRVKERLDLFVRSDRQHTSDLETLLAPLRQIADTLAVLGFGQPRKVIIDQLAVVLSLAQGQREPNDAILMDVAGALLYVEATLAGMVGTVEPESQEESHLPTTDLTQIHQIVIKEARICLQQAKDMIVDYIDADWDRQHLQALPALLTQVRGALSMIPLSRAASLIEACNHFIREHLLLDPGQPGWQELDNLADVITSIEYYLERLSDDPEAPGEQLLDVAEKSLASLGFFPSEQQVPMLEDVLSPSEAQVMQDLQALEDPDTVQSLADVLASPVSSVNPPALTTPGSLLPPPAGEEPVDDELREVFLEETDEVLEILREYMPRWTANPDDKAALIELRRAFHTLKGSGRMVRALVLGELAWAVENLLNRVLEHSVAPGAAVQQLLRDALDLLPDLVAEFAANAQRQCNQVDQLAARAHALAKGDLPASDEDTQDVAALDPLLLEIFRKEAETHLASLNRFLDQAAEHVPLQASDELQRALHTLKGSASMAGVLPIAELATPLDQLAREYKAHLIALDLDEVELLLEAEGLFRLGLRQLKDDPLAEIPDADSLIERTKTLLAERLDALLKAPNTALRIKRDPQLINNFLAQGMDILLDAESLLQRWQQHPGERQELSALLDELTTLGEGAHLADLHPVDELCEALLDLYGAVEESSLAVSDRFFHEAQSAHEALINMLDELAAGQEVSPQPERIRALRGLLDESLDPSSMGLIRSDGSRTLSIRELGSATAELEQTATQVELDDEIVSIFLEEAVDILESAGQALQRWLSDPDNAAPLSSLQRDLHTLKGGARMAEVEPVGDLAHELESLYEGLVDRRYSHSETLAQLLQQSHDRLAVLLEQLQNQHTLGAPNELIEAIREFRHGNTNTAEAAEPAPANDSPGHDPELLEIFLEEGFDIIENSGAALVRWQAEPSNRQEVETLLRDLHTLKGGARMVEIAPIGDLAHELEFLYEGLSAGVLQPTPALFALLQSSHDRLAQMLDASRAGQPLPSPDRLIDAIKNFSHPSVPDTPVVVPATPKPDAPTPQPEAGADMVKVSAELLDDLVNLAGETSIFRGRIEQQVNDAQVALSEMETTIERMRDQLRRLDTETQGRILSRQQVDAERLGYEEFDPLEMDRHSQLQQLSRALFESASDLLDLKETLDRRNQDAENLLQQQGRINTELQEGLMRTRMVPFERMLPRLKRIVRQVSGELGKDVEFIVGNAEGEMDRNVLERMAAPLEHMLRNAVDHGLESAEVRIAAGKPAQGRITLDLSREGGDIIFDIRDDGAGVPLEAVRRKAIKRGLLAADADISDRDVLQFILQPGFSTAEKITQISGRGVGMDVVHEEVRQLGGTMVIDSTPGQGVHFRIRLPFTVSVNRALMVQCLEDQYAIPLNTIDGIVRVLPNELEGHYRLDPPTYEYAGQRYELCYLGELLKTSTRPKLLGQSLPLPVLLVQCNERHIAVQVDSMAGTREIVVKSLGPQFAAVQGLSGATILGDGRVVLILDLLAPIRAMQARVPQQPATQDVEVEPHKPLLVLVVDDSVTVRKVTSRLLERHGMSVLTAKDGVDAMLLLEDHLPDVMLLDIEMPRMDGFEVATQVRSDERLQHLPIIMITSRTGQKHRDRAMAIGVNDYLGKPYQESVLLDSIALWSKTHA encoded by the coding sequence ATGGGTGATCGGCACGACTATGTGGCCCTCGAGTGGGTCAAAGGCGAGATTGCCGAAACGCTGAAAGTGGCTCATCAAGCGATCGAAACCCTGCTTGATGACCCCCAGGCGACGCACGCCCTGAGCGATTGCCTGGCGTGCATCCATCAGGTCCACGGCAGTTTGCAGATGGTCGAATTCTACGGCGCGGCCCTGCTCGCCGAAGAAATGGAACACCTGACCACCGCCTTGCAACAGAACCGCGTCAGCCATCGCGACGAGGCGCTTCACCTGTTGCTGCAAGCCCTCGGGCAACTGCCGATTTACCTCGACCGGGTGCAAGGTGCACGCCGTGACCTACCCTTGGTGGTGCTGCCGCTGATCAACGACTTGCGCAGTGCCCGGGGCGAAACCCTGCTGTCGGAAACCAGCCTGTTCAGTCCGCAACTGCCCGACCTGCCGGCGCTGGACGAAGCGTCGCTGGCACTGCTTGAACCGGCGGATTTACCCAATGTGCTGCGCAAGTTGCGGCAGATGCTGCAAATGGCGTTGGTCGGATTGCTGCGCGAGCAGGATGACGACAATAACCTCGGTTATCTGACCAAGGTTTTTTCACGCCTTGAAGGGTTGTGCGGCAACGCACCCCTGAGCCCGTTGTGGCAAGTCGCCTCGGCGCTGGTCGAAGGCATGCGCGGGGGCTCGATCGCCAATAGCCCGGCGCTGCGCAGCCTGTTCAAGGACGCCGACAAAGAACTCAAGCGCCTGCTCGAACAAGGCATACGCGGCATCAATCAGCCGGCACCGCCAGAGTTGCTCAAGAGTTTGCTGTTCTACATTGCCAAGGCCGAACATCCCACCGGGCAGATGCTGACCATGAAAGATCGTTACTCACTGGACGACGCGCTGCCTGACAGCGCAATGGTGGACGAAGAACGCGCCCGCCTGGCCGGTCCCGACCGTGACGCCATGCGCTCGGTGCTGGCCGCGCTCTGTGAAGAGCTGGTGCGGGTCAAGGAACGCCTCGACCTGTTTGTGCGCAGCGACCGCCAGCACACCTCTGACCTGGAGACCCTGTTGGCGCCGTTGCGGCAAATCGCCGACACCCTGGCGGTGCTGGGTTTCGGCCAGCCGCGCAAAGTCATCATCGATCAACTGGCGGTGGTGCTGAGCCTTGCCCAGGGCCAACGCGAACCCAACGACGCGATCCTGATGGACGTCGCCGGGGCCTTGCTCTACGTCGAAGCGACACTGGCCGGCATGGTCGGCACCGTGGAGCCGGAGAGCCAGGAAGAAAGCCACCTGCCGACCACCGATCTGACGCAGATCCACCAGATCGTGATCAAGGAAGCGCGCATCTGCCTGCAACAGGCCAAGGACATGATCGTCGACTACATCGACGCTGACTGGGATCGCCAGCATTTGCAGGCATTACCGGCGTTGCTGACCCAGGTGCGCGGCGCGCTGTCGATGATCCCGTTGAGCCGTGCGGCGAGCCTGATCGAAGCCTGCAACCACTTCATTCGCGAACATCTGCTGCTCGATCCGGGCCAGCCCGGCTGGCAGGAACTGGACAACCTGGCCGACGTCATCACCAGCATCGAGTATTACCTGGAGCGTCTGAGCGACGACCCCGAGGCACCGGGCGAACAACTGCTCGACGTGGCGGAAAAAAGCCTGGCATCCCTCGGGTTTTTCCCCAGCGAACAGCAAGTGCCGATGCTCGAGGATGTGCTCAGCCCGAGTGAAGCCCAAGTGATGCAGGACCTGCAGGCGCTTGAGGATCCGGATACCGTCCAGTCGCTGGCCGACGTCTTGGCCAGCCCGGTGTCTTCGGTCAATCCGCCGGCCCTGACTACACCGGGCAGCCTGTTGCCACCGCCCGCCGGCGAAGAACCGGTGGACGATGAGCTGCGGGAAGTCTTCCTCGAAGAAACCGACGAAGTCCTGGAAATCCTCCGGGAATACATGCCGCGCTGGACGGCCAATCCGGACGATAAAGCCGCGTTGATTGAATTGCGCCGGGCGTTCCACACCTTGAAAGGCAGTGGCCGAATGGTCCGCGCGCTGGTGCTGGGCGAGCTGGCGTGGGCCGTGGAAAACCTGCTCAACCGCGTGCTGGAGCACAGCGTTGCGCCGGGGGCGGCGGTGCAACAATTGCTCCGCGATGCACTGGATCTGCTACCGGATCTGGTGGCTGAATTTGCCGCCAATGCCCAGCGCCAATGCAACCAGGTCGATCAACTGGCCGCGCGCGCCCATGCCCTCGCCAAGGGCGATTTACCTGCCAGCGATGAAGACACCCAAGACGTCGCGGCCCTCGATCCGCTGTTGCTGGAGATCTTCCGCAAAGAAGCCGAGACCCATCTCGCCAGCCTCAACCGCTTCCTCGACCAAGCCGCCGAGCATGTGCCGCTGCAGGCCAGTGACGAGTTGCAGCGCGCATTGCACACCTTGAAGGGCAGCGCCTCGATGGCCGGCGTATTGCCGATCGCCGAGCTGGCGACGCCGCTGGATCAACTCGCCCGCGAATACAAGGCGCACCTGATCGCCCTCGACCTCGACGAAGTCGAACTGCTGCTGGAAGCCGAAGGTCTGTTCCGTCTCGGGCTGCGGCAACTCAAGGATGATCCGCTGGCCGAGATACCGGATGCTGATTCACTTATCGAGCGCACCAAAACGCTGCTCGCCGAGCGTCTGGACGCATTGTTGAAAGCGCCGAACACCGCGCTGCGGATCAAGCGTGATCCGCAGCTGATCAACAACTTCCTGGCCCAGGGCATGGACATCCTGCTCGACGCCGAAAGCCTGTTGCAGCGCTGGCAGCAGCACCCCGGCGAGCGTCAGGAACTCAGCGCGTTACTGGATGAGTTGACCACTTTGGGTGAAGGCGCGCACCTCGCCGATCTGCACCCGGTGGACGAACTCTGCGAAGCGTTGCTCGACCTGTACGGTGCGGTGGAAGAGAGCAGCCTGGCGGTCAGCGACCGCTTTTTCCACGAGGCGCAAAGCGCCCACGAAGCGCTGATCAACATGCTCGACGAACTGGCTGCCGGTCAGGAAGTCAGCCCACAACCGGAGCGCATCCGGGCGTTGCGTGGCTTGCTCGATGAAAGCCTGGATCCGTCGTCCATGGGCCTGATCCGCAGCGACGGCAGCCGCACCCTGAGCATCCGCGAACTGGGCAGCGCCACCGCAGAACTGGAACAGACCGCGACTCAGGTCGAACTCGATGACGAGATCGTTTCGATCTTCCTCGAAGAGGCAGTGGATATTCTCGAGAGCGCCGGCCAGGCCTTGCAGCGCTGGCTGAGCGACCCGGACAACGCCGCGCCGTTGTCATCCTTGCAGCGCGATTTACACACCCTCAAGGGCGGGGCGCGGATGGCCGAGGTCGAGCCGGTCGGCGACCTGGCTCATGAATTGGAAAGCCTTTACGAAGGCCTGGTGGACCGCCGTTACAGCCACAGTGAAACCCTGGCGCAGCTGCTGCAACAAAGCCATGACCGCCTCGCGGTGCTGCTTGAGCAGTTGCAGAACCAGCACACCCTGGGCGCCCCGAACGAACTGATCGAAGCGATTCGCGAGTTCCGCCACGGCAACACCAACACTGCCGAAGCGGCGGAGCCCGCGCCGGCTAATGACTCGCCGGGCCATGATCCCGAGCTGCTGGAGATCTTCCTTGAGGAAGGTTTCGACATCATCGAAAACTCCGGCGCGGCCCTTGTGCGCTGGCAAGCCGAGCCGTCGAACCGTCAGGAAGTGGAAACCCTGTTGCGCGACCTGCACACGCTCAAGGGCGGCGCGCGGATGGTGGAAATCGCCCCCATCGGCGACCTCGCCCACGAGCTGGAATTCCTCTACGAAGGCCTGTCCGCTGGCGTGCTGCAACCGACCCCGGCGCTGTTCGCGCTGCTACAAAGCAGTCACGACCGACTGGCGCAAATGCTCGATGCCAGCCGCGCCGGCCAGCCGTTGCCCTCGCCCGATCGGTTGATCGACGCGATCAAGAATTTCAGTCATCCATCCGTTCCTGATACGCCGGTGGTGGTGCCCGCCACACCGAAACCCGACGCCCCGACGCCGCAACCCGAAGCGGGCGCCGACATGGTCAAGGTCTCGGCCGAACTGCTCGATGACCTGGTCAACCTGGCTGGCGAAACGTCGATCTTCCGTGGCCGTATCGAGCAACAGGTCAACGATGCGCAGGTGGCCCTGAGCGAGATGGAAACCACCATCGAGCGCATGCGCGATCAGTTGCGTCGACTCGATACCGAAACCCAGGGACGGATACTCAGTCGTCAGCAAGTCGACGCCGAACGCCTGGGCTACGAAGAATTCGATCCGCTGGAAATGGACCGTCACTCGCAGTTGCAGCAACTGTCGCGGGCGCTGTTCGAATCCGCCTCCGACCTGCTCGACCTCAAGGAAACCCTCGACCGACGCAATCAGGACGCGGAAAACCTGCTGCAACAACAGGGCCGCATTAACACCGAATTGCAGGAAGGCCTGATGCGTACGCGCATGGTCCCGTTCGAGCGCATGTTGCCGCGTTTGAAGCGCATCGTCCGCCAGGTTTCCGGTGAGCTGGGCAAAGACGTCGAATTTATCGTCGGCAACGCCGAAGGCGAGATGGATCGTAACGTGCTTGAGCGCATGGCGGCACCGCTGGAACACATGCTGCGCAACGCCGTGGACCACGGCCTGGAATCGGCCGAGGTGCGTATCGCGGCGGGCAAACCGGCTCAAGGGCGGATCACCCTCGACCTGTCCCGCGAGGGCGGCGACATCATTTTCGACATCCGCGACGACGGCGCCGGCGTGCCGCTGGAGGCAGTGCGGCGCAAGGCGATCAAGCGCGGCCTGCTGGCCGCGGACGCCGATATCAGCGACCGCGACGTGCTGCAATTCATCCTGCAACCGGGGTTCTCCACCGCCGAGAAAATCACCCAGATTTCCGGGCGTGGCGTGGGCATGGACGTGGTTCACGAAGAGGTTCGGCAACTCGGCGGTACCATGGTCATTGACTCGACACCGGGGCAGGGCGTGCATTTCCGGATTCGCCTGCCGTTCACCGTGTCGGTCAACCGTGCGTTGATGGTGCAGTGCCTGGAAGATCAATACGCGATCCCGCTGAACACCATCGATGGCATCGTTCGCGTGTTGCCCAATGAACTCGAAGGGCATTACCGGCTTGATCCGCCGACTTACGAATACGCCGGGCAGCGTTATGAACTGTGTTATCTGGGCGAGCTGCTGAAAACCAGCACTCGTCCGAAACTGTTGGGCCAGAGCCTGCCGCTGCCGGTGTTGCTGGTGCAATGCAACGAGCGGCATATCGCCGTGCAAGTTGATTCCATGGCCGGCACACGCGAGATCGTGGTCAAAAGCCTCGGCCCGCAGTTTGCGGCGGTGCAGGGGCTGTCCGGGGCGACGATTCTGGGCGATGGCCGGGTGGTGCTGATTCTCGATTTGCTCGCGCCGATCCGCGCCATGCAGGCCCGTGTGCCGCAACAGCCGGCGACACAAGACGTTGAGGTCGAGCCGCATAAACCGCTGCTGGTGCTGGTGGTCGACGATTCGGTCACCGTGCGCAAGGTCACCAGCCGTCTGTTGGAGCGCCACGGCATGAGCGTGCTGACCGCCAAGGACGGTGTCGACGCCATGCTGCTGCTCGAAGATCACCTGCCGGACGTGATGCTGCTGGACATCGAAATGCCGCGCATGGACGGTTTCGAAGTGGCGACCCAAGTGCGCAGCGACGAACGTTTGCAGCACCTGCCGATCATCATGATCACCTCCCGCACCGGCCAGAAACACCGCGACCGCGCCATGGCCATCGGCGTCAACGACTACCTCGGCAAGCCGTACCAGGAATCGGTGCTGCTCGACAGCATCGCGTTGTGGAGCAAAACCCATGCTTGA
- a CDS encoding methyl-accepting chemotaxis protein: MIKTKTGKPEGSRSRSQIIVLFIALIIFIMLLFANFAYLNTQATYDKQYIGHAGELRVLSQRIAKNATEAAAGKAAAFKLLSDARNDFAQRWGYLKKGDPATGLPPAPSAVRPEMRAVQLDWERLLKNTDAILSSEQTVLSLHQVAATLAETVPQLQVEYEKVVEILLQRGAPAAQVAMAQRQSLLAERILGAVNTVLSGDENSQQAADAFGRDAARFGQVLNGMLQGNTSLRVSQVEDRDARARLTEISELFEFVSGSVDEILETSPELFKVRESATNIFSLSQTLLDEASLLATGFENLAGGRDTDTIGGYVLGLLALMSIILIGLVMVRETNRQLRETAEKNERNQNAIMRLLDEIEDLADGDLTVTASVTEDFTGTIADSINYSVDQLRDLVATINLTAGQVAAAVQETQATAMHLAQASEHQAQQISEASTAINDMAQSIDQVSANAAESSAVAERSVEIANKGNEVVHNTIHGMDNIREQIQDTAKRIKRLGESSQEIGDIVSLIDDIADQTNILALNAAIQASMAGDAGRGFAVVADEVQRLAERSSAATRQIETLVRAIQTDTNEAVISMEQTTTEVVRGARLAQDAGVALEEIEGVSKTLAALIQSISNAAQQQTSSAGQISLTMNVIQQITTQTSSGSTATAESIGNLAKMASQLRRSVSGFTLPAAKAQAADKV; this comes from the coding sequence ATGATAAAAACAAAAACAGGCAAGCCAGAAGGATCGCGCAGCCGCTCGCAGATCATCGTGCTGTTCATCGCGCTGATCATCTTCATCATGCTGCTGTTCGCCAACTTCGCGTACCTCAACACACAAGCCACGTACGACAAACAGTACATCGGCCACGCCGGCGAGCTGCGCGTGCTGTCCCAACGCATCGCCAAGAACGCCACCGAAGCCGCGGCCGGCAAAGCGGCGGCGTTCAAGCTGCTGAGCGATGCGCGCAACGACTTCGCCCAGCGCTGGGGTTACCTGAAGAAGGGCGACCCGGCCACCGGCCTGCCGCCGGCACCGTCTGCCGTGCGCCCGGAAATGCGCGCCGTGCAGCTGGATTGGGAACGCCTGCTGAAAAACACCGATGCGATCCTCTCCAGCGAGCAGACCGTGCTGTCGCTGCATCAGGTCGCCGCCACCCTGGCCGAAACCGTGCCGCAGTTGCAGGTCGAATACGAAAAAGTTGTCGAGATCCTCTTGCAGCGCGGCGCACCGGCCGCTCAGGTGGCCATGGCCCAGCGTCAGTCGCTGCTGGCCGAACGCATCCTGGGCGCGGTGAACACCGTGCTGTCCGGCGATGAAAACTCGCAACAGGCCGCCGACGCGTTCGGTCGTGACGCCGCGCGGTTCGGTCAGGTGCTCAACGGCATGCTCCAGGGCAATACTTCGCTGCGAGTCAGCCAGGTCGAAGACCGCGACGCGCGCGCACGCTTGACCGAAATTTCCGAGCTGTTCGAATTCGTCTCCGGCTCGGTGGATGAAATCCTCGAAACCTCGCCGGAGCTGTTCAAGGTTCGCGAATCGGCGACCAACATTTTCAGCCTGTCACAGACCCTGCTCGACGAAGCCTCGCTCCTGGCCACCGGTTTTGAAAACCTCGCTGGCGGACGCGACACCGACACCATCGGTGGCTACGTGCTGGGCCTGCTGGCGCTGATGTCGATCATCCTCATAGGCCTGGTGATGGTGCGCGAAACCAATCGTCAGCTGCGTGAAACCGCCGAGAAGAATGAGCGCAACCAGAACGCGATCATGCGCCTGCTTGACGAGATCGAAGACCTCGCTGACGGCGACCTCACCGTGACCGCCTCGGTGACTGAAGACTTCACCGGGACCATCGCCGACTCGATCAACTATTCCGTCGATCAACTGCGCGACCTGGTGGCGACCATCAACCTCACCGCCGGCCAGGTTGCCGCCGCCGTGCAGGAAACCCAGGCCACCGCCATGCACCTGGCCCAGGCTTCGGAACATCAGGCGCAACAGATCAGCGAAGCCTCCACCGCGATCAACGACATGGCGCAGTCTATCGACCAGGTCTCGGCCAACGCTGCCGAATCCTCGGCGGTAGCGGAACGTTCGGTGGAAATCGCCAACAAGGGCAACGAGGTGGTGCACAACACCATCCACGGCATGGACAACATTCGCGAGCAGATTCAGGACACCGCCAAGCGCATCAAGCGCCTGGGCGAGTCTTCTCAGGAAATTGGCGACATTGTCAGCCTGATCGATGACATTGCCGATCAGACCAACATCCTCGCGCTCAACGCGGCGATTCAGGCTTCGATGGCCGGTGACGCCGGGCGCGGTTTTGCGGTGGTGGCTGACGAAGTGCAACGCCTGGCCGAGCGTTCGTCCGCCGCCACCCGGCAGATCGAAACCCTGGTGCGGGCGATCCAGACCGACACCAACGAAGCCGTGATTTCCATGGAACAAACCACCACCGAAGTGGTGCGCGGCGCGCGTCTGGCGCAGGATGCCGGGGTGGCCCTGGAAGAAATCGAAGGCGTATCGAAGACCCTGGCGGCGCTGATCCAGAGTATTTCCAATGCCGCGCAGCAACAGACGTCTTCGGCCGGTCAGATTTCCCTGACGATGAACGTGATCCAGCAGATCACCACGCAGACGTCATCGGGCTCGACCGCCACCGCCGAGAGCATCGGCAACCTGGCGAAAATGGCCAGCCAGCTGCGGCGCTCGGTGTCCGGGTTCACCTTGCCGGCGGCCAAGGCGCAGGCAGCGGATAAAGTGTGA
- a CDS encoding chemotaxis protein CheW, giving the protein MTESLTAFELLLQIDQRCRLLAADLPSQPTRQDRWSGIGFRLGEHWYVAPMGEVSEVLHEPRFTQLPGVKPWVKGVANLRGRLLPIMDLCSFFGHEQSTLRKQRRVLVVEHGEVFAGLMVDEVFGLQHFAQDSLEPVAMADLHGPIAAFVQGRFQREQTWQIFSPFTLAQSQSFMHVAL; this is encoded by the coding sequence ATGACCGAGTCGCTGACGGCTTTCGAACTGCTGCTGCAGATCGACCAGCGCTGTCGCCTGCTGGCGGCGGATCTGCCGTCCCAGCCGACCCGGCAGGATCGCTGGAGCGGCATCGGTTTTCGCCTGGGCGAGCACTGGTACGTCGCGCCCATGGGCGAAGTCAGCGAGGTCCTGCACGAACCGCGTTTCACCCAATTGCCGGGCGTCAAACCCTGGGTCAAGGGCGTGGCCAACCTGCGGGGGCGATTGCTGCCGATCATGGATTTGTGCAGTTTCTTCGGCCATGAGCAGTCGACCCTGCGCAAACAGCGTCGGGTGTTGGTGGTGGAGCACGGCGAAGTGTTTGCCGGGTTGATGGTCGATGAAGTCTTCGGTTTGCAGCACTTTGCCCAGGACAGCCTGGAGCCGGTGGCGATGGCCGATCTGCACGGGCCGATCGCAGCGTTCGTCCAAGGCCGGTTTCAGCGTGAGCAAACGTGGCAAATATTCAGCCCGTTTACGTTGGCGCAGTCGCAAAGTTTCATGCATGTAGCGCTGTAA
- the pilH gene encoding twitching motility response regulator PilH — translation MARILIVDDSPTEMYKLTGMLEKHGHEVLKAENGADGVALARQEKPDAVLMDIVMPGLNGFQATRQLTKDPDTGHIPVIIITTKDQETDKVWGTRQGAKDYLTKPVDEDTLIKTLNNVLAG, via the coding sequence ATGGCACGTATTCTGATCGTCGATGACTCGCCGACTGAAATGTACAAACTGACCGGCATGCTGGAAAAGCACGGTCATGAAGTGTTGAAGGCCGAAAACGGCGCCGACGGCGTGGCCCTGGCCCGTCAGGAAAAACCTGACGCGGTATTGATGGACATCGTCATGCCCGGCCTCAACGGTTTCCAGGCGACCCGCCAGTTGACCAAAGATCCGGACACCGGGCACATCCCGGTGATCATCATCACCACCAAGGATCAGGAAACCGACAAGGTCTGGGGCACGCGTCAGGGCGCGAAGGATTACCTGACAAAACCGGTCGACGAAGACACCCTGATCAAAACCCTGAACAACGTGCTGGCCGGTTGA
- the pilG gene encoding twitching motility response regulator PilG: protein MEQHSSALKVMVIDDSKTIRRTAETLLKNVGCEVITAIDGFDALAKIADNHPGIIFVDIMMPRLDGYQTCALIKNHSAFKSTPVIMLSSKDGLFDKAKGRIVGSDQFLTKPFSKEELLNAIQAHVPGFAAVLPQ, encoded by the coding sequence ATGGAACAGCATTCCAGCGCCTTGAAGGTCATGGTGATCGATGATTCGAAGACGATTCGCCGCACCGCCGAAACGCTGTTGAAGAACGTGGGGTGTGAAGTCATCACGGCCATCGATGGTTTCGATGCCCTGGCGAAGATTGCCGACAATCACCCCGGCATCATTTTTGTCGACATCATGATGCCGCGCCTGGATGGCTATCAGACCTGCGCGCTGATCAAGAACCACAGTGCGTTCAAGTCCACGCCAGTGATTATGCTGTCGTCCAAGGACGGGCTGTTCGACAAGGCCAAGGGGCGCATTGTCGGCTCCGACCAGTTTTTGACCAAGCCTTTCAGCAAGGAAGAACTGCTGAACGCGATCCAGGCCCATGTACCGGGTTTCGCCGCCGTTTTGCCGCAGTAG